gattaggGTATGAGGGGTTAGGATTATGTAATTCATCCTTCGTTTGGGAAAAGGGTTATGTAATCCTGGTTTTAGCTCCTTAACCCTTCCTTAACCCTTTTTCAACACTTTTTAACCCTTTTTCAACTTTTCCTTAACTCTTCTTCAACTCTTCcttaatccatttttttctcatttataatttttatatttatgagttttgttaattaatctttttattttaaaatcatagcttatttttaagttatgaatttggtacaattacattattaaaattttaatatcaatctcaacctcaatgtattttgttaattagctTAAATATCTAAGGAATttcaattcaataaaaaaaaatggtaacattttaacaaactaccataaatttattacaacaattaaaaaattatgaggactatttgattaaattaacaATTAGTGGTAATTTTAACAATCCCATTATTTAGAGGCGATTTGTCTATATTTTTCATAATGTTATTTTGGATATTAAATTAAGCTTGAATAAATTAACataacaaatattttgttatagaGGCAGTAGGATCATGAATTTTTTACCCAATAATTGTTGCAGAATGActgaaataaatattttaaaagtatataaatcatcgttgaaaaaataaaaatttaatttaatattttaaaagtagactaaaataaattgaagagAAACCTAAAACTAGATTTATTGTAATTTTCACTAGAAAACAAAACTATAGTTGGTAAATGCGTTGATTGTTATTTTTCGTTTTCAATATTTCGTATTTCCAATTGTTATTTTCACTTATTTACATGTTTACGGGTTGCGTGCGTGTCATATtcataaaaatcaatttattgaaacgtaacgtatacttaaaaaaatgttgaaaatgaacattgtagttaaataaattaaggcaaattgttttatgaaaattaggacgatttgataaattaaatatatgaaattcgtgtattggatttagaatatgaattttaaaaacaaaaaaaattatttgcacGTAACGATTActtgaaaaatgttaaaaatgaaCGTCGTATTTAAAAACATTAAGACAAATTGTTCTAGGAAAACTATGACAATTTAGTAAGTTAATATATGAAATTTGTATAttggatttataatatgaattaaatatatatatatatatatatatatatatattaaaaaaaataaatttcataacaCTACTTACGTAACTCTTTCCCCAAATACATCTTATTATAATACTATCATAATCCTATCCACATAACatgccgcgtgccggccgggggacggactgggaacggctcctttgggggccttccccgggcgtcgaacagtcaactcagaactggtttctcccaaacacatcttatcacaacattatcataacacttccttcataacccttccccaaacacatcttatcataacacttcctccataactcttcctccaaacacatcttatcataatcctaggtttatcataatactaggtttatcataaccctaaccccatAACCcgacccttcccccaaacgacCCCTAAAAGAAATTGATAATATAAAGacaaaaacaaacattttaaaagTGATTAAAATGAACTAAAGGTAAAACActaaaatccaaattttgaaaatacgaCGACCAAAGTGAATATTTTGAAAACATAGTTACCAAGATGAAAATAGAAGGTGAAAATATATACAAACATGTCGTAAATAAAATGAACCTTCCTTTCACCCTCTATCTTCTACTATTTCTAACTTTTAAACATTTGACGGGTGTACTTTAGGATATAAGTAGTGTAATAGTAAGATTAAAGAGCATAAGAAGTTGATAAATAAGATTAATATTTTTTGTGGtagaactaattacaaattTCTTGGATCAAACAAGATACGTGGAGTTCATAACTTCATACCTAAATACCAATACCTCATGAATTGTTAGTTTCATATAAAATTCAGAGGCAAAATAGCATTGAGCTCCCATTGACGCAATTATATTGAATGTAAAAAGAAGCGTAGAATTCAGAACTTCATACTTTGCTTAGTATGGAGTTCATAACTTCGTACCTAAACCCCTCATGAATGAATGGTTACTTTtgacaaagaaaagaaaaagcatTTCTAAAGACAGAAAGTTTTAACCAACAGTAATGGTCGAGCTCCAACTGCCACAATTATTGAATGTAAAAAGAAATTTCACAATCAAATCGCGTGTAGTATAGTCCTAAATCAGCACTATATATCTCAAAAATCAGAATGGGAGTAGCAACGAACTAGCAAGCCAGTGCAATTCCCAAAATTCTAGGGTTTACAGAAATGTCAAAAGAATCGATTGAGATGTGCGAAGAATTACCAGTAATGGACATGAATTGTTGCGAGCATCTGAGCGAATCGAGTCGATTGAGTCTGTACAAGGCGTGTAACGAATGGGGACATTTCTACATCAAAAACCATGGCGTTTCCAAGGAGCTGTACTGGAAACTCAGAGCCGTTACCGACGAACTGTTGACGGCGGTGCCGGAAGAGGCAAAGGAAAGGAAATTGAAAGTAGGAGTTTCTTGGTACACTCCTAGATTTAAATTGTCGCCTTACGCTGAAAGCTTCAAGTTTTTGGGACCGATTTTTTCAGATTCTGCCTCCGATTTAGGGTTTACGGAACAAGTCTTCGGCCACCGCGTCACTCAATTCAGGTCATCCTAAACTCTATTTCAATCTCAAATCATCCTAAACTAAATGAAAGTATATAAAAACTCAATGGAACGTTTCAAAATACATGGAAAtggtttttctttattttaattaagaatggtttgattttctttatttcttaaGAAACTAATGTCTTTGGCAAGTTTGCCAAATTTGTTTGCAGGAATCTACTTGATGAATATGGAAGTATAATGATAGAACTATCAAGAAGAATAATGAAGCTATTACTAAAGATGATGGGAGATAGTTTCGAGGACAAATTTTACGAATCTGAATTCAGTAACTGCAATGGCTACATAAGAATAAACAGGTACGCACCTCGAAACTCCAATGAAGAAATCGAAGCGTTTGGAAAGCACACAGACATTAGTTGCGTGACGATATTATTCCAAGACGAGATCGGAGGTATTCAAATGAAATCGAAACAAGGAGATGAGTGGGTCGATGTAAGACCTCTAGAGGATGCCCTTTTGGTGAACATTGGGGATTTTTTACAAGCTTGGAGTAATGAGAGGCTTAGATCAACAGAACATAGAGTTGTTTTGAAACAAAATGCGGAGAGATTCACTTTGGGTTTCTTTTTGGTATTTGGGGACGATGATAGGGAACTATATGCCCCAAGTGAAGTTGTTGGGGAAGGAAATAGAAGAGTTTATAAGCCATTTTCTACCAAAGAATATAGGGCATTTAGGGAAAATAATTATGGGAAAGTTGTTGGAGTACCGATGAGAGAATTTGCTGGAATTGATTTAGAGTGAAGTGGTGAAACATCGATATTACAAATGAAAAAATAGTATCATTTGAGAGGTGTTCGTGGCTCGTACGGGCCATTCTCCTAtgttataaaaatatatactttAGTTTTGAAACTTCAATGTGCATATCTCAATTCATAAACTTGGAACCAAAAACAACTATGTTGATCTCTTGATCACTAACTCGTATAAAAGTGTATGTTAGATAAGTTATGTTGGGCTCGCTAATACTCGATTCTACTTTCATGTGGCCTTAAATATTGTCGATATGTACGTGTCTCAAAAGTATGCTATTAATGATGAAAATagagaa
This region of Cucumis melo cultivar AY chromosome 7, USDA_Cmelo_AY_1.0, whole genome shotgun sequence genomic DNA includes:
- the LOC103494477 gene encoding gibberellin 20-oxidase-like protein; translation: MSKESIEMCEELPVMDMNCCEHLSESSRLSLYKACNEWGHFYIKNHGVSKELYWKLRAVTDELLTAVPEEAKERKLKVGVSWYTPRFKLSPYAESFKFLGPIFSDSASDLGFTEQVFGHRVTQFRNLLDEYGSIMIELSRRIMKLLLKMMGDSFEDKFYESEFSNCNGYIRINRYAPRNSNEEIEAFGKHTDISCVTILFQDEIGGIQMKSKQGDEWVDVRPLEDALLVNIGDFLQAWSNERLRSTEHRVVLKQNAERFTLGFFLVFGDDDRELYAPSEVVGEGNRRVYKPFSTKEYRAFRENNYGKVVGVPMREFAGIDLE